One Nicotiana tabacum cultivar K326 chromosome 23, ASM71507v2, whole genome shotgun sequence genomic window, ctttttgaagctTGCGGTCAGGGAAACAACGATTGGCACGTAAGCGTAAGCGGCAGCATGGGGTTACTCACACTCAAATCAAAAGAAAGCAGCAGCAGTGTTCCCCTGCAGCTGCTACATATGATGTGCCTGCAGTGAAGGTTAGCATAATGGAGGAACCTATGCCTTCATCTCCTCTGGCTAGCTTGGATGCTATTAATCATGTGGATAGTAGTGGTAGTGGTTTGAATGATATCCAAGTGGACGGAGTGGCGAACGGCAATGATTTGAATTTCGATTCCTCTATAAAAGAAATTAATGAGAAAAATGAATTGGATTTAAAGCTTAGTGAATTAAAGGGAGGGATAGCAACAAAAGAGACATCTGCGGATACATCTGGTGATGGCCTTACAAGTGGATTTTCAGCAGCCAATGGAACAGAATCACTTCAATCTGGTCGCTGTACCGGAGCTAAAAGGAGGAAGCCTACTTCTGTTCGGAGGTTTAAACCGGAAACTGCCTCAGGTGTAATGAATGATTCCCAAGATGCTGTAGCAAATGCTACTAGTGGCCCTTTTGTTGCATTCACGCAGGAAGGAATTCACGATCATGGATTTGTGGGCAATGCTTTAGGTTGCAAAAATAAGTGGGATGATTCCAAAGATGCGTG contains:
- the LOC107782712 gene encoding chromo domain protein LHP1 isoform X1 is translated as MKGGKQNSDAVAGDNGVSREQPSNGAAQAEQQKRDGNAGEEDEDVGKEYEEKIEEEELADAEKPKLAEGFYEIEDVWRKRVRKGKVQYLIKWRGWPESANTWEPVENLMTCYDVIDAFEESLRSGKQRLARKRKRQHGVTHTQIKRKQQQCSPAAATYDVPAVKVSIMEEPMPSSPLASLDAINHVDSSGSGLNDIQVDGVANGNDLNFDSSIKEINEKNELDLKLSELKGGIATKETSADTSGDGLTSGFSAANGTESLQSGRCTGAKRRKPTSVRRFKPETASGVMNDSQDAVANATSGPFVAFTQEGIHDHGFVGNALGCKNKWDDSKDACAIAEIIKPMSYSASVSSDFQDVFVTFLAKRSVTSRLHLFLLSCKEYELSLNIVKLMSSERKKGLMERKLWWITSF
- the LOC107782712 gene encoding chromo domain protein LHP1 isoform X2, which translates into the protein MKGGKQNSDAVAGDNGVSREQPSNGAAQAEQQKRDGNAGEEDEDVGKEYEEKIEEEELADAEKPKLAEGFYEIEDVWRKRVRKGKVQYLIKWRGWPESANTWEPVENLMTCYDVIDAFEESLRSGKQRLARKRKRQHGVTHTQIKRKQQQCSPAAATYDVPAVKVSIMEEPMPSSPLASLDAINHVDSSGSGLNDIQVDGVANGNDLNFDSSIKEINEKNELDLKLSELKGGIATKETSADTSGDGLTSGFSAANGTESLQSGRCTGAKRRKPTSVRRFKPETASGVMNDSQDAVANATSGPFVAFTQEGIHDHGFVGNALGCKNKWDDSKDACAIAEIIKPMSYSASVSSDFQDVFVTFLAKRSDGKEVMVDNKFLKMNNPLVLINFYEQNLRYHPTQ